The Takifugu rubripes chromosome 16, fTakRub1.2, whole genome shotgun sequence genome contains the following window.
TGCAACCTACAGTAATGCCCTTAAACCTATTGGAATTgccagaggaaaaagaaaaggaagataaCGGACCCTCTCGCCTAAAAATGACACCTCCTCAATGGTTTTTGAGCACCAGAGAAGATGTTGCCCATCACGTGCCAGTCGTGTAAAGGAAAAAAGGTAGCCTGTGccatttttggaaaaaaataaaatttgatgCACGGTTTTAATTCAATTTCCAGCAGTGGCCTTAAGTAGTTTATGTTTTAGAGCATTTCATATACCCACAAAAAGCTGCTCATTATTGCAGTCACACCTCTCGAAGGGGTAAAACCTCACAGAAATTAAAACTCAGGTGATAAATCAACTCAAACCGCCCTCTCCCCATCAGATGATTCACAACATGCGCCTCGGTATATCTGACAGAGCGACACTCGAATACAAATCTGGAgaacaaaaatgaaagaacaaaCAGGTGATCTGCTGCTCCAAACGCAGTTACAGACCTATACGGACAATTGTAATGTGGTGGAAATACTGTAAACATCTACTCCCCCTTCCTGAAAAACTGAAAGGGAGTCAACCCAAGTCCCGTAGTGTCCTTCATAGAGGCTACATCGGTCCACGTCGTTCCACTCGCGTATTTCCAAAGATCCTGTGTTTTGTCAATATCTACCAAGACCTTACTCTTGAGGTTGTGTCACACGGCAGGACGCTGCGCCGCATCCTGCTCCGAGCGCCGCAGGCAGGAATAAACGAGACGGGCGCCACGAGGAGAAGAGACCCGACACGGAAACGCATTTGTGATCTGTTCAGAATTTTGATCTGGAGATTACTGACGGCTGTGACGCCCCAACCCAGGCTCTGCCAAATAAAAGCAAGACATTTGTTCCTTCACGTTGTGTTTATAAagctggagcaaaaaaaaaaaaaaaaaaaaaaaacccatcacaaAAGGCTCTGGTTTTGGAGCTTTGGGATGTGAACAGCAGGGAACAGGTGGATATgcacattcatacacacacgtgcacccttTTCCAAAATATTGCATCCAATCTTTGACTTTTTCGGGGAACACAGctgaagcaaaaaagaaaaaaagaaaaaggtattTCCAATAATTCGTGCAGACTGGATGTTCTGgcggggctgggggaggggcttgttaATTAAGGGCACTGTGGACTGATGAAGTTAAACACGTGCAAGTCCAGACTCTCAcatgaaatcaataaaatacaGTCTGTAGAGAATACTTATCCATTTTGCACACGCGCCATAATTGAACATCCGGAACTGGGGAAGCGTGGTGAAGGGGGGAAAAGTGCACTCGGAATACGTCCGACTGCCCCATCACCATAACTGGCAAGGACTCTTGATAGATGGCGTCTTCTCTAGGACTTCTGTAGCAGCTGGCAGTGCCTTTGGGAAAACCTCCCTTACCTCCAGGGACTTTGGAAAAGGTCAGCAGACTAAACGGTTCTATTGTTGGAAATTTGGAGTGATCCTCCCCGAGGGAGGGTGTGGAaggttcttttttccccccccgacTGGTTAATAAACACGCGCCTTTTCCGCAGCACTTGCACTGAACTAAATGCATGCATATCTTTACAGGCTTCGGTCCTGAAGATCGAGGCAGGTGaatgaaacagcagcagggagTGGCTGTTGCCGACAGTACGTGCGATTCCAATCAAGCACGCGCCGTCACAACCACACATGTTCAACAGACCACCGGCCGTGCCACAGAAGCACAAAAGTAGCCCactcgtttaaaaaaaaaaaaaaaaagaataaagaaacacaaaagaggCGGTACAAACCACACAGGCATACTATACCTTTTCTGTCAACTGTCCAacttttaaggttaaaaaagaaacacaaaaataaactccACAACAGTTTCTTCTCAGTTTGTTTTTACAGCCCTGCGTTCCtggttgttgtgttttctttaaatctgtgtttgtCCTGTAGGATCTGTAGGATTTGGTGTAGTACTGTCCTCTCCTTGCCCCCCCCTTGAGCTGCCTCATGCCTTGTCACCTTGACAATGTGGCACccaagcttaaaaaaaaacaaaaacaaaaaacaacaacaacccaaaaacaTCCCCAGTCAAGGTTATTCCAGAGGCTGCCCAGACTTCCTTGTCAAATAAGGGGTCAGGAGCCTCTTGATGAAACCCCCAGGCTGGATGTCAGTCCATTTCTGTCCAAACAACAGTTGTTGAAAGATCGAGGACATAAAGGagggtgtgtttgcatgtttatgcATACCTATGTGCATACTtctgtgtgtggctgtttgtgtgtgtgttggagatgtATGTGTGGGTTTATTAGTGTGAAACCACCAGGAGGGAGCTGAGGCTTCCGGGCTGATAGTGAGTGAGGTGAGCAGCACCCGCTGTCCCGTTCTCCTTGTCCCCTCGTCTTTCCTCTAGCGGAGCCACAGTTTGAGCCGCAGTGCGTCCACTCCGTTCAGGTAGTATCTGAACAGCCGTTTGTCTCTGACAAAACCCAAGTTCTCGTACAGCTTCAGGGCAGACTTGTTGGTGATTTCGGTCTCCAATACGACCTGAGGAGAGACACAACCGCGTGAGCATGCTTTTATATAGACTGGTTGACCAGGATTTCCTCCCATCACAGAAGCCGGTTCAAAGGATGCGCTGGGTTCTTGTAGGCTGCTTGCGCCGCAGTCAGCTGAGGTTTATGGAGCTTGAAATCACACATCACGCAGCACTCAACAGGCTCAACAAGCCTCGGCTCTACATGCTGTTGGTGTTTGGCAGTTTCTGCTCCTCTGGAAGAAAAGTCTCCAGTGTGGCTGATTGTGCTGTTACAGCAACACTCGCACGGTAAAGAACCTAACCCACTtgtaaaacaacagaaaatgctGTTTTCTAAGTAAAGACTGAAGACATCAGTACAACGAAAGAGACAGAAAACTTGAGGgggatttattttagttttaagtGACAAGACTATATCTGTACCAGTGTTATTATCAAATAACAAGAAAGGCATTAACGATTCTCTTTCTGCTGAATGATACAAAGAGGTAATAGATCAATTGTAACATCAAAGTGTCTAACTTTCAACAAATGCACAGTGTAAACGAGATTTGAAATACATTTCACCTTAAGTGAAATAAACGAGTGCAACAAAGATACGAGACCGTTAACAGTtcattttggttgttttcttttaatgagAGGAAATGTATAGTCAGTTGGCGCCTATAGTTGCTGCTAAAGAAACATGATTATTGACAGAATTGACAAAAGACGAGTATTTTTTGTGCTCCCTTTGTGCCACTGAGCTGTTCCACACCGTGTCCTGCTGACATCAACACCGAGTTAAAACGCCGACTTGGCGTTTGCAACGTCAGGTATATTAAAGCTCCCCCTCGCATGTCAGCACCACGATGTTAACGAACGTCTCACTTTTCCTGCCTATATAGACCGCTACATAAAAACAGAGGCGATACACTCCTCTACTGCAACTTACCTCATCACAGTCACCCTCCACCATGGCATAGATGGCCTTTTTCACTAGATTAGtacctaaaaaagaaaagtctgaaGTCAGTGGCACAAATATAACATGAGCTTTTGGAAAAACAACATTCCTGCTCAGCTCAGTAGGTTGACAGGGTCACACTTCAGTCGGGAGCGTCTAACTTATCAGCCCTTCAGTTTGCATTAAAGGATTGATAATCAAAGTATAAAAATATGCTGCTGCACAACATGGACTCGGCTGTAATGTACATGAAGAGACAAAGACATATCTCACCGATACTTTTCCTTCTGTGTTTTGAGTCCACGGCCAGCATGGCGATGTAGCCTCGACGGAACATCTTTTTGTGCATGTCAAGCTTACATACTATTGCCCCGACGCACTCCTGTCCCACCATGGCCTGTGTCAGACAAGACAGAGAAAGTTTAGCTGTCAGCCAACCACTGACTCAAagagctgacctctgacccttgtTTCAAGGCCTTTCCTCTTTAGTCACATGCagctcttcaaaaaaaaaaaaaaaggaagcgtGTGATGTTGAGGCAAAGATGATAAACAGAAGATTGGGTTTTAGAGACAAAACCAGCAAAAATCCACACACCACTGATAAACACCCAAAGTCCCTGTTGCGCCATTATTGTTTCTCCCCTGCACAACCATAGATTGTAGCTAAATTACACAACACCAAGTCTAAAAGATCCTTGTGAGGCATGTGCACGACAGCTGCTAGCAATACAAATTCCAAAACGTGCAGTCATCACGGGGTATCTCCGTGTGTTCAAGTGGTGTTTGTCGGCCCTCTCAACCAAGCTCCAGATCTCTGGACTCGACCTGCTCACGTTCAGTCAGTTGGGCCGGAAGCACAGGTATTCAGGTCACGTGTTTCACCGTCACACTCACCAGGAAGCAGAGCTGTGGCCAGTTGTGGATGAAGTACCTGTAAGTGTAAATCGAATAAGGTTCAGACAAGTCCTTGGTGATCAGTCTCATGATCCACGGCATCTGAAGCTCGGACTCGTAGCGGACATAACAAATGCCGTGGCTGTCTGCTTCCGTCTGGCTGGAAGAAGTGCCCAggtccagtctggccatctccgCTGAGAGCGGTTGCTGCGGGTCGTTGTCAGGACTGACCCCGCCTGGACCCGTAGCCTCTTGAGTCTTGACGCTCGGTGGTCTCGGTGCCTCCGGGTGGTCAAAAATGTCTTCTTTGCCGTCCTCCCCGGAGCGGCCGTGGGCCCCCTCAGTTCTCGTGAGCCCCGGCACTCCGTTCATGCTATTGTTAACCAGCGGAGAGTGACTACCGTTTTTGGAGAAGGGGCTGTGGCCTTCGTGTTGGAAATGCTCACTATTGTATTTAACAGAAGACATATCATCGTTGCAAGCACCGCTGCCGCTGTCACAGTTGTCCAAGGACGGTCTCGGATTGTCAGGCCGGTTTCCTGAATGTTGGTGGCTGTCATCGTCCTCTGAAGGGCTGGCCAAGCCGTTtaactgttgctgctctctGGCTTGAATTTTAAGGTGCAGCGCTGCCGGGCTACTACGAGCTAGcatgtttttcttcttattcTTTAGCGACGTTTTGACTTCGCTTACAGATTTCTTTCCCGTACTGATGAATCCACGCTCCTCCCTGCGGCAGGCCGGCTCCCCGTCTTCCTCCGCCGCCTCCACGTTCCCAGCAGTGGGAAATGGGGAAATATCAGCCGGGGATGCGGGCAGTGCGCTACTAGGCCCAGGCGGCACTGTGGCCATTCCACCGCATTAAGGTGGAGAGTCACGATTGTAAAACGTCGAACAAAATCTCATCCACAAGGCGAAGGAATAAACCCACAATATAAGATCAAGTTCACCGAATATTACATAAATCCGATGCGCCTGTGACAATTATGTATCTGCTGGCGACGTTCGTCGCTGCTTTCTCCTCGATTTCCCTTCTGCCGTAAAGTGCTGCCGCTGCAAACGCCATTGCAACAGAATCCAGCAGCGTTTTACGACAGTGGTTTACGAGCGACACAATCGAGTTTTGTCATTCATTCATAACTTACAGTAGTgtgattttattatatattcAGGCCATATATAgtattaattattaatgatATTACCTTTTTGGTGAAATTCAGTGCGTTAAGATTTTGTGAAATCTATAACATAGATTACTTGTTTACTCAGGCACCTGCAGAGGACGTAAAATTGTAACTATTCTTT
Protein-coding sequences here:
- the naa30 gene encoding N-alpha-acetyltransferase 30, producing MATVPPGPSSALPASPADISPFPTAGNVEAAEEDGEPACRREERGFISTGKKSVSEVKTSLKNKKKNMLARSSPAALHLKIQAREQQQLNGLASPSEDDDSHQHSGNRPDNPRPSLDNCDSGSGACNDDMSSVKYNSEHFQHEGHSPFSKNGSHSPLVNNSMNGVPGLTRTEGAHGRSGEDGKEDIFDHPEAPRPPSVKTQEATGPGGVSPDNDPQQPLSAEMARLDLGTSSSQTEADSHGICYVRYESELQMPWIMRLITKDLSEPYSIYTYRYFIHNWPQLCFLAMVGQECVGAIVCKLDMHKKMFRRGYIAMLAVDSKHRRKSIGTNLVKKAIYAMVEGDCDEVVLETEITNKSALKLYENLGFVRDKRLFRYYLNGVDALRLKLWLR